One Methylophaga marina DNA window includes the following coding sequences:
- a CDS encoding bifunctional diguanylate cyclase/phosphodiesterase, translated as MSLSKQLLILISLLFLIVFSASFVISMGSIRDYLEVESEIHMQDTATSLGLSLSPHMEDENDPILQTMMSAIFDMGYYREMRLEDIDGKTLVSLKNPVKMEGVPQWLINWLPMKSATASSEISSGWSISGTLYVSSNPAYAYLKLYKQAKETLLYSVIIFVGAFALLMLVLRFTLQPLKAIQKQANEISSGQFTTIDRLPWTKEVRHVAQSMNSMSVKIGDTITRLNQRLDALNDNLKRDGLTRLLNQATFTADMKKRLSSGHTGYVSYIKFVDLADISKQKGNQLADTLLKDMARILNNAVAGNGHAYRLYGAEFAIIYDESDINLIQSFAKNLQQAMTELAEHYEVDDLVHIGLVKFDRTSEFERLMPALIEAYEQASIIGQNAFFIKDDSISSLSEQEWKAAITHAINRDTPEIYFTAEAYNYDGPKPVKVMQEAFSFVKDKAGNTLSVGTFFSMAQEFGLSEPVDRCIVNKVLLKMEQDRISCPVSINLTMDSIDSASFHKWLESRIEQSVISAELLTFSVSAYAATKNLKAFTNFSRFVKSLGANSLIKRYSADIIAIDELRHLHLDYIRLARDLTQNIGSNASKPDFLEIMHEVSRLLDIKVLAEAVTNDEDFAIVKQAGIYGISR; from the coding sequence ATGTCACTTTCTAAGCAGTTGTTAATTCTAATCAGCTTACTTTTTCTGATTGTTTTTTCAGCAAGCTTTGTGATCAGCATGGGCAGTATCCGTGACTATCTCGAAGTTGAATCTGAAATACATATGCAGGATACCGCCACATCGTTGGGTCTCTCACTTAGCCCGCATATGGAAGATGAAAATGATCCGATATTACAAACAATGATGAGCGCCATTTTTGATATGGGTTATTACCGTGAAATGCGTTTAGAAGATATTGATGGTAAAACACTGGTGAGTCTGAAAAATCCAGTCAAAATGGAAGGCGTGCCCCAATGGCTAATCAACTGGTTACCCATGAAGTCTGCCACAGCTTCATCAGAAATCAGCTCTGGCTGGTCAATATCCGGCACACTGTATGTCAGTAGCAACCCTGCTTATGCTTATTTGAAACTCTATAAACAAGCCAAAGAAACCTTATTGTATTCCGTGATTATTTTTGTGGGTGCATTTGCATTACTCATGCTGGTGTTACGGTTTACCTTACAACCACTTAAAGCGATACAAAAACAGGCTAATGAAATTTCTTCCGGTCAATTTACTACGATTGATCGTCTGCCTTGGACCAAAGAGGTCCGCCATGTTGCTCAGTCTATGAACAGTATGTCAGTCAAGATTGGCGATACCATCACTCGACTTAATCAAAGGCTCGATGCCCTGAATGATAATCTCAAACGTGATGGCTTAACCCGATTACTCAATCAAGCCACTTTCACCGCCGACATGAAAAAGCGACTATCAAGCGGCCATACCGGGTATGTGAGTTACATCAAGTTTGTTGATTTAGCCGATATCAGTAAACAAAAAGGGAATCAACTCGCTGATACACTCTTAAAAGATATGGCCCGTATACTGAACAATGCCGTGGCCGGCAATGGTCATGCCTATCGTCTGTATGGTGCCGAGTTTGCCATTATTTATGATGAGTCTGATATCAATCTGATTCAGTCATTTGCTAAAAATCTGCAACAGGCAATGACAGAACTGGCTGAGCATTATGAAGTCGACGATCTGGTTCACATTGGTTTAGTTAAATTTGATCGCACCAGTGAGTTTGAACGTTTAATGCCTGCTTTAATTGAAGCCTATGAGCAGGCCAGTATTATTGGACAAAACGCCTTTTTCATTAAAGATGACTCCATCAGTTCTCTTTCTGAACAAGAATGGAAAGCCGCCATTACCCACGCTATTAATCGTGATACGCCAGAAATCTACTTCACAGCCGAAGCCTATAATTATGATGGTCCTAAGCCTGTCAAAGTGATGCAGGAAGCCTTTAGCTTTGTCAAAGATAAAGCGGGTAACACCCTGTCTGTCGGGACTTTTTTCTCTATGGCACAAGAGTTTGGATTGTCGGAACCTGTGGACCGTTGCATTGTGAACAAAGTCCTACTCAAAATGGAGCAAGATCGTATTAGCTGTCCTGTCAGTATCAACCTGACGATGGACTCAATTGATTCAGCCAGTTTCCATAAATGGCTGGAATCTCGTATCGAGCAGTCCGTTATTTCTGCTGAGTTACTGACTTTTTCTGTCTCGGCCTATGCCGCCACTAAAAACCTCAAAGCCTTTACTAACTTCAGTCGTTTTGTGAAGTCATTGGGTGCAAATAGTCTTATCAAACGTTATTCTGCGGATATTATTGCCATTGATGAGTTACGACATTTGCATCTGGATTACATCAGACTCGCACGTGATTTGACACAGAACATTGGTAGTAACGCCAGTAAACCAGACTTTTTGGAAATCATGCATGAAGTCTCTCGCTTGCTGGATATCAAAGTACTTGCTGAGGCAGTCACAAACGATGAAGATTTTGCGATTGTTAAACAAGCTGGCATCTACGGTATCAGTCGTTAA
- a CDS encoding AEC family transporter, giving the protein MLLVLVQMGLLIACGFAWKQWAPRHIPALAHRRALTDLVFFILLPALVLDVIWGAPIDKTSLKISLTAFSGLLTASIVMWCLLRFIKTTPEQKGALMLAAIFPNVTYLGLPVTNQVLGSWSNAIVLQYDLFACTPALMTFGILMAHHFGRAGQQKVHPLKELTKVPPLWAVVIALLLNVLHVPRPELVHHTLTTLSGGVVPLMLIALGMSIRWDSLRLRYLPLLLPVAVITLLLVPVAVFFTGAGSNCLRILHWPSCFWLPCRLWCLVL; this is encoded by the coding sequence ATGTTATTAGTATTAGTGCAGATGGGGCTTCTCATTGCCTGTGGTTTTGCCTGGAAACAATGGGCACCAAGGCATATTCCAGCTCTGGCACACCGCCGCGCCTTAACCGATCTGGTTTTCTTTATTTTACTGCCAGCCCTGGTGTTAGATGTCATCTGGGGCGCACCCATAGATAAGACCTCTCTTAAAATTTCTCTCACGGCATTTTCTGGTTTGCTAACAGCAAGCATTGTTATGTGGTGTTTATTGCGATTTATCAAAACCACGCCTGAACAAAAAGGCGCGCTGATGCTGGCTGCAATCTTTCCGAATGTGACCTACCTTGGTTTACCGGTCACTAATCAGGTACTCGGCTCATGGAGTAATGCCATTGTGCTGCAATATGACTTATTTGCTTGTACACCGGCGTTGATGACTTTTGGCATATTAATGGCGCATCATTTCGGTAGGGCGGGCCAGCAAAAAGTCCATCCCTTAAAAGAACTCACCAAGGTGCCGCCATTGTGGGCGGTTGTGATCGCGCTTTTATTAAATGTGCTGCATGTGCCACGCCCAGAACTGGTTCATCACACATTAACGACATTATCTGGTGGTGTGGTGCCACTGATGCTGATTGCCTTGGGCATGAGTATTCGCTGGGACAGCTTAAGACTACGTTATTTACCGCTTTTATTGCCGGTCGCTGTGATTACCTTATTATTAGTTCCGGTGGCTGTGTTTTTCACGGGGGCTGGTTCGAACTGCCTGCGGATATTGCATTGGCCGTCGTGCTTTTGGCTGCCATGCCGACTATGGTGTTTGGTGTTGTGA
- a CDS encoding competence/damage-inducible protein A, with translation MNIGALIIGDEILSGKRQDKHFAHLQSVLAKRDLELSWTLIVGDDPQQLERALRFSMSSPDLVFSFGGIGATPDDRTRQTAALVKGVEIKPHPDAVKAIEDQFGKDAYPNRILMGHLPEGSRIIPNTINRVPGFSLDNHHFMPGFPEMSWPMLEWILDTHYPHLQGLRPKAERIITITKGRESDLLPTMNEIVAQYPQLKLSSLPKLGDEPQIEFSLRGDAEQIEQAMQHVIAAVEAAGFIWSDYRPGK, from the coding sequence ATGAATATTGGCGCGCTAATCATTGGTGATGAAATTCTGAGTGGTAAACGCCAGGATAAGCATTTCGCTCACTTACAATCCGTTCTGGCCAAACGTGATTTGGAATTAAGTTGGACGCTAATTGTTGGTGACGATCCACAGCAATTGGAACGCGCCTTACGCTTTTCAATGAGCAGTCCTGATCTGGTGTTCAGCTTCGGAGGTATTGGTGCCACTCCGGATGATAGAACCCGCCAGACGGCTGCTTTAGTGAAAGGCGTTGAGATCAAACCTCACCCTGATGCAGTCAAAGCAATTGAAGATCAGTTTGGTAAAGATGCCTATCCTAATCGTATTTTGATGGGCCACTTACCTGAAGGTAGCCGCATTATTCCCAATACTATTAATCGCGTGCCGGGTTTTAGTCTGGATAACCATCACTTTATGCCGGGCTTCCCTGAAATGTCCTGGCCCATGCTGGAATGGATTTTAGATACCCATTACCCACACTTACAGGGCTTGCGTCCCAAAGCGGAAAGAATCATTACCATTACGAAAGGGCGTGAGTCAGATTTACTGCCGACAATGAATGAGATTGTCGCCCAATATCCGCAGTTAAAATTATCAAGCTTGCCCAAACTCGGCGATGAGCCTCAAATTGAATTCAGCTTGCGTGGTGACGCTGAACAAATTGAGCAAGCCATGCAACATGTGATTGCGGCCGTTGAAGCAGCCGGCTTTATCTGGTCTGACTACAGGCCGGGTAAATAA
- a CDS encoding group II truncated hemoglobin → MAEIATPYERIGGEAGVRHLCKTFYEVMCETPQTQHIRDYHPKDISISEEKLYLFLTGWLGGPPLYTDKYGHPRLRARHLPFSIGIEERDQWLYCMAQALKSMDLDPLFSEQLMASFVQTADFMRNRPETE, encoded by the coding sequence ATGGCTGAAATAGCAACTCCCTACGAACGTATCGGTGGCGAAGCCGGTGTCAGACATCTATGCAAAACTTTTTATGAGGTGATGTGTGAGACGCCTCAAACACAACATATTCGTGATTACCATCCAAAAGACATCAGTATCAGTGAAGAAAAATTATATTTGTTTCTGACTGGCTGGTTGGGTGGCCCGCCTTTATATACTGATAAATACGGTCATCCAAGACTGAGAGCTCGACACTTGCCCTTCTCTATTGGTATCGAAGAACGTGATCAATGGCTTTATTGTATGGCTCAGGCATTAAAATCGATGGATTTAGATCCCTTATTTTCAGAACAGCTGATGGCGTCGTTTGTACAGACAGCCGATTTTATGCGTAATCGTCCAGAGACTGAATAA
- the fae gene encoding formaldehyde-activating enzyme, whose protein sequence is MSDRIVMRTGEALVGGGPAFTAAEPEVVIGELDGPFGTAFANLMGDQVQGHSRVLALMNTDMQVKPATLMVSKVTVKKTAYTNILMGTVQGAIANGVLDAVRNGTIPKEKANDLGIIVSVWLNPSIVTVEDLDHEALFNIHREATRRAIEKAMNNEPSIDYLLENQDKLVHKYYQKELDAKK, encoded by the coding sequence ATGAGCGATAGAATTGTCATGCGTACAGGTGAAGCACTGGTTGGCGGTGGTCCTGCTTTTACAGCGGCTGAGCCAGAAGTCGTTATCGGTGAATTAGACGGTCCATTTGGTACCGCATTCGCTAACCTGATGGGCGACCAAGTACAAGGTCACTCACGCGTATTAGCGCTGATGAACACTGACATGCAAGTTAAACCTGCCACATTAATGGTCAGTAAAGTCACTGTTAAGAAAACAGCTTACACCAACATTCTGATGGGTACAGTTCAAGGCGCTATCGCTAACGGCGTATTAGATGCTGTTCGTAACGGTACTATTCCAAAAGAAAAAGCGAATGATTTAGGTATCATCGTTTCTGTATGGTTGAACCCAAGCATCGTGACTGTAGAAGACTTAGATCACGAAGCTTTATTCAACATTCACCGCGAAGCCACTCGCCGTGCTATCGAAAAAGCCATGAATAACGAGCCAAGCATCGATTATTTATTGGAAAATCAAGATAAATTGGTTCACAAATATTACCAAAAAGAACTTGATGCTAAAAAATAA
- a CDS encoding LemA family protein, which yields MTITGFIFWAVVVVLVVYLIIIYNNLVSLKHNVSKAWSNIDVLLKQRHDELPKLVETCRQYMQYEQDTLEKVMQARASVATAQQNGDISALGSAEGALRMGLGSLFAVAEAYPELKADQSFQHLQARITGLENTIADRREFYNESVNINNVRIEQFPDVILARFFGFKSFTLLEFTSEELVDLDIKSLFER from the coding sequence ATGACTATTACGGGATTTATATTTTGGGCTGTCGTTGTTGTTTTAGTTGTTTACCTCATCATCATCTATAACAATCTGGTCAGTCTCAAACACAATGTCAGTAAAGCCTGGTCAAACATTGATGTATTACTCAAACAACGCCACGATGAACTGCCCAAGCTGGTCGAAACCTGTCGGCAATATATGCAGTACGAACAGGACACCCTGGAAAAAGTCATGCAGGCGCGCGCATCCGTTGCCACTGCTCAACAAAACGGTGATATTTCAGCGTTAGGTTCTGCCGAAGGCGCATTGAGAATGGGATTAGGCAGCTTATTCGCTGTAGCTGAAGCCTATCCGGAGTTGAAAGCAGATCAATCATTCCAGCATTTACAGGCTCGGATTACGGGGTTAGAAAATACTATTGCAGACCGACGTGAATTTTATAATGAAAGCGTCAATATCAATAACGTCCGTATCGAGCAATTTCCCGATGTTATCCTGGCACGCTTTTTTGGCTTTAAATCGTTTACCTTGCTTGAATTTACATCCGAAGAACTTGTTGATCTCGATATCAAGAGCTTGTTTGAACGCTAG
- a CDS encoding ATP-dependent DNA helicase, with amino-acid sequence MIERIDELFADNGLLSKHISGYTSRTQQLEMARQVGEALTHGDILIAEAGTGTGKTFAYLAPAMLSGQKVFISTGTKNLQDQLFNKDLPKLREVLSVPLKTALLKGRSNYLCHHRLELAESEPGQQYHQHTLQTLREWSGKTTTGDLSETDLLEENSPLWPKVTSTVDNCLGQQCPQYDECFIVEARRKAQEADIVVVNHHLLMSDMALKSSGQGEVLPDADAYIIDEAHQLPAIASQFLGHRVSSHQIQELSRDSIREMEAEATDMNDIRTAAEQLDNRLHQFNLSLGEHEQRVPWQPVLEKSQDIIEKLDTLLESLEKLEIQLDAASERGRGLEQCHQRCQDLIERLSIFQQNEQTDLVLWLDNRSSSFILHATQQEVSQYFQAWIKDKPQAWVFTSATLTVAGKFNNFTHQLGLEDPVTASWQSPFDYGKQSLLYMPSIPVEPSNPNYNSHVAEVAKSVIEHSQGRIFLLFTSYKAMHEVAEALKESDYPVLVQGSGAKTQLLEEFRSHGNAILLGTNSFWEGVDVRGEALSCVLIDKIPFASPGDPVLEARINDLKERGGNPFRTIQIPAAVIQLKQGIGRLIRDTHDSGVLVLCDPRFLSKPYGKVFMRSLPPMPISQNIEDVETFLPDVFDNH; translated from the coding sequence ATGATCGAACGCATTGATGAACTATTTGCAGACAATGGTTTATTATCCAAACACATTTCAGGTTACACCAGTAGAACCCAGCAATTGGAGATGGCACGGCAGGTCGGTGAAGCGCTAACGCATGGCGATATTCTCATCGCTGAAGCCGGCACGGGTACAGGTAAGACCTTTGCCTACCTTGCACCAGCCATGCTTTCAGGGCAGAAAGTGTTTATCTCAACGGGCACAAAAAACTTACAAGATCAATTATTTAACAAAGACTTACCGAAACTTCGTGAAGTACTTTCTGTGCCATTAAAAACGGCCTTATTGAAAGGCCGAAGTAATTATCTCTGTCATCACCGTCTGGAACTGGCTGAATCTGAACCCGGTCAGCAATACCATCAACACACCTTGCAAACCTTGCGTGAGTGGAGCGGTAAAACAACCACAGGTGATTTAAGTGAAACGGATTTATTAGAAGAAAACTCGCCGTTGTGGCCCAAAGTGACGTCAACGGTTGATAATTGTCTTGGGCAGCAATGTCCCCAATACGATGAATGCTTTATTGTTGAAGCGAGACGTAAAGCACAGGAAGCCGACATTGTCGTGGTGAATCATCATTTATTAATGTCAGATATGGCACTAAAATCATCTGGTCAGGGTGAGGTTTTGCCTGATGCCGATGCGTATATCATTGATGAAGCTCATCAACTTCCTGCCATTGCCAGTCAATTTCTCGGCCATCGGGTCAGCAGTCATCAAATCCAGGAGTTAAGCCGAGACAGTATCCGTGAAATGGAAGCTGAAGCAACGGATATGAACGATATCCGCACTGCGGCAGAACAATTAGATAATCGCTTACATCAATTTAATCTATCCTTGGGTGAACATGAGCAACGCGTTCCCTGGCAACCCGTGTTAGAAAAGTCACAAGATATTATAGAAAAGCTCGATACCTTACTGGAATCATTAGAGAAATTAGAAATTCAACTCGATGCAGCTTCCGAGCGGGGCAGAGGCTTAGAACAATGTCACCAACGCTGTCAGGATTTGATTGAACGTTTGTCCATATTTCAGCAAAACGAACAAACAGACTTAGTTTTATGGCTGGACAACCGTAGTTCGAGTTTTATTTTGCATGCCACGCAACAAGAAGTCAGCCAGTATTTCCAAGCCTGGATAAAAGATAAACCACAGGCTTGGGTCTTCACTTCAGCCACACTCACGGTAGCAGGCAAGTTTAATAACTTTACTCACCAGTTAGGTTTGGAAGATCCAGTGACAGCCAGTTGGCAAAGTCCATTTGATTACGGCAAACAAAGTTTACTTTATATGCCCTCAATCCCGGTCGAGCCATCCAACCCGAATTACAATAGTCATGTGGCAGAAGTCGCAAAATCAGTCATTGAGCACAGCCAGGGGCGAATCTTCTTATTATTCACCAGTTATAAAGCGATGCATGAAGTCGCTGAAGCCTTAAAAGAATCTGATTATCCCGTGCTGGTTCAAGGTTCTGGTGCTAAAACGCAACTGCTCGAAGAGTTTCGCAGTCATGGCAATGCCATTTTGCTAGGTACCAATAGTTTCTGGGAAGGGGTAGACGTTAGGGGAGAAGCTTTATCCTGCGTGTTGATTGATAAAATTCCTTTTGCTTCACCTGGCGATCCGGTGCTGGAAGCACGCATTAATGATTTAAAAGAGCGGGGCGGTAATCCCTTTCGAACGATCCAAATCCCTGCTGCAGTTATTCAGCTGAAACAGGGAATTGGCCGTTTGATTCGTGATACCCATGACTCTGGTGTGTTGGTATTATGTGATCCACGTTTTCTGAGTAAACCCTATGGCAAAGTGTTTATGCGGAGTTTACCGCCAATGCCAATCAGTCAGAATATTGAAGATGTGGAAACTTTTTTGCCAGACGTGTTTGATAACCACTAA
- a CDS encoding DUF2237 family protein: MDESLNVFGEKLESCSEDPLTGFYRDGCCNTSDADYGQHTVCVQVSQAFLEYSRFRGNDLTTPVKEFGFPGLKPGDRWCLCAQRWLEAYEHDMAPKIYLAATHQRAIEVVPMEVLKEYAADLN, translated from the coding sequence ATTGATGAATCGCTGAATGTCTTTGGTGAGAAGTTAGAAAGCTGCAGTGAAGATCCTCTCACAGGTTTCTACCGTGATGGTTGTTGTAATACGAGTGATGCAGACTACGGTCAGCACACAGTCTGCGTTCAAGTCAGTCAGGCATTTCTGGAATATTCACGTTTTCGTGGTAATGATTTAACCACACCGGTGAAAGAGTTTGGTTTTCCTGGTTTGAAACCAGGTGATCGTTGGTGTTTATGTGCTCAGCGCTGGTTGGAAGCATATGAGCATGATATGGCGCCTAAAATTTACCTGGCTGCCACACATCAGCGTGCCATTGAAGTGGTTCCTATGGAAGTGTTAAAAGAATATGCAGCTGATCTGAATTAG
- a CDS encoding 4a-hydroxytetrahydrobiopterin dehydratase — MGWREDGTEKTYTDEEVEARLKEELPHWYLENGWIRRKYKTSGWKSTLMVVNTIGHLAEAGFHHPDLTVSYAFVIVKLTNHAAKGITDKDFELAKKFEEVVMWQPGLDDGALVGTPDDARFKYIKYD; from the coding sequence ATGGGCTGGCGTGAAGATGGTACTGAAAAAACCTATACAGATGAAGAAGTTGAAGCGCGTTTAAAAGAAGAGCTTCCACATTGGTATTTAGAGAACGGTTGGATTCGTCGCAAATATAAAACCAGTGGTTGGAAAAGTACTTTAATGGTAGTGAATACCATTGGTCATTTAGCTGAGGCGGGTTTTCACCATCCGGATTTAACGGTGTCTTATGCCTTTGTTATCGTCAAGCTGACTAATCATGCGGCAAAAGGTATTACCGATAAAGATTTTGAGTTAGCGAAAAAATTTGAAGAAGTGGTGATGTGGCAGCCTGGACTTGATGATGGCGCCTTAGTGGGCACACCTGATGATGCTCGCTTTAAATACATTAAATATGACTAA
- a CDS encoding DUF5677 domain-containing protein, which translates to MSEQTSFKDAGFLSEQSRTGTLSVEMHQTPQYLVCEDLSQLGQSILNHCRIRPDDKSEVYLSLYFQRMLSHFQSVLLMAERGMIHETEIMSRCLLETLFNLAAFYRHEDFLEAMTDGDTDQRREVLTRFYLKQLEVHALTELEMNDLERMINSADEINRGDVSTAIKAEMAGLMSEYRTEYAFLSETVHCRIHSVEQDLEMDDHQVIVGIATRAEDTNRLASLLMNAADYLIDGITIILELHKQPEQHAHFEQIRRQVQKVWQNTTVKVAHR; encoded by the coding sequence ATGTCAGAGCAAACAAGTTTTAAGGATGCAGGGTTTTTATCAGAGCAATCAAGAACTGGCACGCTCAGTGTAGAAATGCACCAAACCCCGCAATACCTTGTTTGTGAAGATTTAAGTCAGCTGGGTCAATCAATTTTAAATCACTGCCGTATTCGTCCTGATGATAAAAGCGAAGTTTATTTAAGTCTCTATTTCCAACGTATGTTGTCTCACTTTCAGTCCGTTCTGCTAATGGCTGAACGAGGCATGATCCACGAAACAGAAATCATGTCACGCTGTTTGCTGGAAACCTTATTTAATCTGGCAGCGTTTTATCGTCATGAAGACTTTCTCGAAGCCATGACAGATGGCGACACCGATCAAAGAAGGGAAGTACTGACACGTTTTTATCTAAAACAGCTTGAGGTCCATGCCCTGACAGAACTTGAAATGAATGATTTGGAACGCATGATTAACAGTGCTGATGAAATTAACCGCGGTGATGTCAGCACTGCCATCAAAGCTGAAATGGCTGGTTTGATGAGCGAATACCGAACTGAATATGCGTTTTTGAGCGAAACGGTACATTGCCGAATTCATTCTGTCGAACAAGACTTGGAAATGGACGATCATCAAGTTATCGTTGGTATTGCCACACGTGCAGAAGACACCAATCGTTTAGCCAGTTTATTAATGAATGCGGCTGATTATCTGATTGATGGCATCACCATCATACTTGAGTTACACAAACAGCCTGAACAACACGCTCACTTTGAACAAATCAGACGACAAGTTCAAAAAGTCTGGCAAAACACGACTGTTAAGGTCGCTCATCGTTAA
- a CDS encoding helix-turn-helix domain-containing protein — protein sequence MKKTFRQARYAARMTKKQVAEYLELSPRTVARYEQTNCAPKVIIECLLLLGGKMPTIGRRHCFEGWSFGNGFLWSPSGEKFTSSEILALHINQQLVDELYRENMILRKTKKK from the coding sequence ATGAAAAAGACATTTAGACAGGCTCGATATGCTGCCAGAATGACAAAGAAACAAGTCGCAGAATATTTGGAATTATCACCAAGAACCGTGGCCCGTTATGAGCAAACAAACTGTGCCCCTAAAGTGATTATTGAGTGTCTTTTATTGCTTGGTGGCAAGATGCCAACAATTGGAAGACGTCATTGTTTTGAAGGATGGTCTTTTGGAAATGGTTTTCTTTGGTCACCATCCGGGGAGAAATTTACCAGTAGTGAAATTCTGGCTTTGCATATCAATCAGCAGTTAGTGGATGAACTATATCGAGAGAATATGATACTCAGAAAAACAAAGAAGAAATGA
- the hflK gene encoding FtsH protease activity modulator HflK produces the protein MIQSVKGNGREPDGPPDLFELMKKLTGGGRARGRSRGNFGGGVIAIILVVLLVWGAMTSFYTVQPEQRAVVKRFGSVTGITDPGLHFKIPFGIDKIQLVATERVLKQEFGFSTLKTRQGERSTYSAAQFEDESLMLTGDLNMIDVEWVVQYRIEDPIKFLYQMREPTRTLRDISESVMRRIVGNMLGSEVLTIGRVEIQQKAGDEIQEILDQYDAGIRISTVEMQDVVPPRAVQPAFNEVNEARQERERMINEAQKRVNQEIPNAEGAALRTVAEAEGYATERVNRAVGESARFSAVLHEYQQAPVVTRSRLYLETLNEMLPDIGQILVVQDGQMSPLPLLDVNRNATGGDK, from the coding sequence ATGATCCAATCCGTAAAAGGTAATGGTCGAGAGCCTGATGGCCCGCCAGACCTGTTTGAATTAATGAAAAAGTTGACTGGCGGTGGTCGCGCCCGTGGCCGGTCACGTGGCAATTTTGGTGGTGGTGTTATTGCCATTATTCTGGTTGTTTTGCTTGTCTGGGGCGCCATGACATCTTTTTACACGGTGCAACCAGAGCAACGCGCTGTGGTAAAACGCTTCGGTTCCGTTACGGGTATTACTGATCCTGGTCTTCATTTCAAAATTCCTTTTGGCATTGACAAGATACAGCTGGTTGCTACCGAACGTGTATTAAAACAAGAGTTTGGTTTTAGCACATTGAAAACCCGTCAAGGCGAGCGTTCAACATACAGTGCCGCACAATTTGAAGATGAGTCGTTAATGCTCACCGGTGATCTGAACATGATCGATGTTGAATGGGTGGTTCAATATCGCATTGAAGACCCTATTAAGTTTCTATACCAAATGCGTGAACCGACACGTACCCTTCGCGATATTTCTGAGTCAGTGATGCGTCGTATCGTCGGTAATATGCTCGGTTCTGAAGTACTGACTATTGGCCGGGTGGAGATTCAACAAAAAGCGGGTGATGAGATTCAGGAAATACTCGACCAATATGATGCAGGAATTCGTATCAGCACCGTTGAAATGCAGGATGTGGTGCCACCTCGTGCCGTTCAACCTGCTTTTAATGAAGTGAATGAAGCTCGCCAAGAACGTGAGCGAATGATTAATGAAGCTCAAAAACGAGTGAATCAGGAAATCCCAAATGCGGAAGGTGCTGCCCTTCGTACTGTCGCAGAAGCTGAAGGTTACGCCACAGAACGAGTAAACCGTGCCGTGGGTGAAAGCGCCCGTTTTAGCGCTGTTCTGCATGAATATCAACAAGCGCCGGTCGTGACACGCTCACGTCTGTATCTGGAAACCTTAAATGAAATGTTGCCAGATATCGGGCAAATTTTGGTTGTTCAAGATGGCCAGATGTCTCCCCTCCCATTACTCGACGTCAACCGTAACGCCACTGGAGGTGACAAATGA